In Solanum stenotomum isolate F172 chromosome 6, ASM1918654v1, whole genome shotgun sequence, one DNA window encodes the following:
- the LOC125868169 gene encoding F-box protein SNE-like codes for MVQLENGTNFFINDNVDVLIVILQRLDGGSLGVAACVCKLWCSITRNDSLWEHLCFRHVSPPPEGVRTVVLVLGGYRRLYMVCVKPVLDRLRKWKKGTGFDESEVMRRVWMQHEVELSLSLFCVDYYERVFLGGGGGAAASSLMFLCNAVNV; via the coding sequence atggtgCAACTTGAAAATGGTACAAATTTTTTCATCAATGACAATGTTGATGTGTTGATAGTGATATTGCAAAGGCTAGATGGTGGTTCCTTAGGTGTAGCTGCATGTGTTTGTAAGTTATGGTGTTCCATCACTAGAAATGATTCCCTTTGGGAGCACCTTTGCTTTCGCCACGTGTCTCCTCCCCCGGAGGGTGTGAGGACGGTGGTTTTGGTTCTTGGAGGGTACCGAAGACTTTATATGGTGTGTGTTAAGCCGGTCTTGGACCGGCTTAGGAAGTGGAAGAAAGGAACAGGTTTTGATGAGTCGGAGGTAATGAGAAGAGTTTGGATGCAGCATGAAGTGGAACTTTCATTATCGTTGTTTTGTGTGGATTATTATGAAAGAGTGTTTttgggtggtggtggtggtgcaGCAGCATCATCGCTTATGTTCCTATGCAATGCCGTTAATGTTTAG